Within Astyanax mexicanus isolate ESR-SI-001 chromosome 2, AstMex3_surface, whole genome shotgun sequence, the genomic segment AAAAGAACAGTCTCTACTACTTAAATATAATTTCCCTGCATGCTTCAAAGAGGGCCACCACCCTACTTTTATATAGCCTAAAGCTTTCTCTGGACGAAATGAAAACGCAGAATCTCAGatcaaaacagcatttttttaaaccaaaagaatatataaataaaaatagcatagTGACAAGAAGGCTGTGGTCAAAAAGACAGTGAGAACACAGTGAGTGGATGACTGACCTTTAAATCTGTTGAACAGGTTATTTATGCATTTGTCATACATTTTACAAAATCACTTTCCCTTGACTAGCTGCTGTATAAGGGAGTTATTTGATGTTGCCCAACCCTGTGCttggtgtgtatctgtgtgtgaaaAGTGAAGAGAGAAACACACCCAAACCAGTCCAGCCGATTCACAGTTGACACACCCTGGGGGAAACATGCACTTCTCACAAAGCTTAGCaatcaaacaataaaacaatgaaaaagagaaaagagaagggtCTGAATTGgtccttttatttttgaaaaatgaaaCCTGAAGAAACTGTTACTTGAAAGAGTTGTCATAGTATGTGCTAGTTCATACTTGATcaattacacatatatatgtatatatttggtaTGTGGCAGGTGTATGTGGAGTGTTTAAACCTttgctgtctctttttctgtattgTACAGAATCAATACTCTGGACATGCCAACTGCTGTTTCCTATCTGGATTCCCCTGATGTAGAAACGCAGGTTCTGGGAGCTGCCTATATCCAGCATGAGTGCTACCACAACAACGATTCTAAGAAGCTGGTAAGATCTAATGTTGGTGTGATGAAGCTTCAACACTAGCCTTTTTTGGtctacattataaatgattaaatacatgttttttttgttatgggTCAATTTAAAATACAATGGCACACATTTACTTGAAGTGAATCCCTTCTAATCGTCCTTTCCTTTCTGTCTTTTAGGTGAATCAGCTGAAAGGTATAGTTCCTCTGGTTCACTTGTTTACCAGCGAGAGCGAGGAAGTGCAGCGCTACGCCACCGGAGCAGCCAGGAATCTCATCTATGAGAACATGGAAAACAAAGTGGCTCTCATTGAGGCTGGAGGAATTCCTCAGCTCATGGTTGCCCTGAAAGAACCAGATGATGAGCTCCACAAGAACATCACTGGTGAGCACCACTATCAtaactagggctgtgtattggaaaGGGCTTGGCGATATGATACAaatcatgatacaggggttatgattcaatatttTGTAACATATTTCTATACTTTAAGCAATGTAAAATATTGGgattgcttaatttttttttaaaggaaaactcttctaatataaaaacacacttatgacagagtacaacactattATCTGATGGGCTGGgtataaacacaacacaaaattaaccactgtctgataccaatctttacatgtaaacaaaattattaaaataaatacggCTCATTTTAGACTTGCAAATTGGGCAGAAATCAGTCAGCCGCTGTGTGAACATGTGAATAGTACTGTCTCTTGTTTGTCAACCTGTCCCATAAAGCACTGCTATTACACAACCGGCCTTGAGCTTGGCCCACTATCTGAGCAGCGTTTGCAGAGGCTGGACCTCTGCAGTGGGTGTGGTGAACAAGACAGTGTGATAACAGCTATAAAACCTTTAAAATTGTTCTCAACACAAAAGCACTTTGTAATCTAGCGTAGCCTACAAGGGAGTGGCACATGATTAGATATCATAGTCCAGTCCGTGTAGCCATGGCTGGTTATGATTTTGTGTGAGTGACTTTAGGCTTGAAGTGGCATGACTGGAAGGCTTGAGGTTTCAGGCTGTAGTTCATACACACTGCTACTGTTACTTCCCCACACAAGTCAGAACTTGatgtatgatgttttttttttttcttttttagttaaatagtaaaaaaaatcgatgcaggtgtgtatgtgtgtgtgtgtgttctctggggCGTTGGCTGTGCTCTTTCAGTAAAGGAGTGTTGACTGTTGAGTTGTCTTGACTTGCGCGCTGAACTCACAGCACGCAATGAGTCAGTCAGGCCATAGACTTGAGTTTCTCTGCGAGTGAGCAGAATAGACAGTTGTGTGTGATAAAGAATGATCTCACACAACAGATTTTAGTGAGTGTATACAGAGATTGCAGGTAGTGGTCCTTCCAGGTGTTAGGTTTGTAAACAAGATTTTGAAGATGTTTAAAGATATTTACACATTGGCAGGATGATATGATTCAAATAAAACTCATCTTATCTTGATATGCTTGTGAGAAATATTTGTACAGAAGAAATCACAGCAGAAAGACTATCTAAGTTATGTAGAATTGTAGTAAACTGCACTGGATTGTGTTATTAAAGGTGTTATGCTACTTCCTACATTGCACACTTGGAAATCTGTGTAGCATGTGTAAttttacaaatatgttttttttgtagtatAAAATAGTTATAACAATACTTATGCTATGTTGCCCAGCTCTAATTGTTGTTAgaaatgtagatttatttattttcaaacttTTCAGTTTCCTATTACTCTCTTAAAAATGCTTTCAACATGTGTATTTAATTTGGACGAAAAAACGTAAACAAATtggtttaattaaatattttgtttgtttctttttacaATAGGAATTCTGTGGAATCTCTCCTCTAAGGATAACCTGAAGGAAAAGTTGGCGAGGGAGACCCTTCCTAAACTGACTGAGGAGGTACTCATTCCTCTCTCTggcacaggagagagagagatcattgaACACACTCCTTCAGAGGCAGATATCTTCTTCAACACCACTGGATGCCTCAGGTGCATTCCCACATTCTCATATGTAAAAAAATTCTTGGCTATAAAATGATAATAACGGATAATAAaagttcatgaaaccttgtgacATTTACCAAGGTGTTATTCTCACCCTCTGACAAGAGGTGCAAATATGGACTCATTCTTTTAAAGAAACAGTACcttttgttcatttaaataaGGAATAAGTAAATCTGTACATTTTGGACACAATTCCTGTATATTTTCTAAATTTACGTatgtaacattaaaataaataataattaaatgtgcAATTACTTTGGCAAATGCaacattttaaggctttttaacatttaaataaatagtatCATTTCCTACAATGTTTATAATTTTGTTCTTCTCTGTAACATCTATTTATACCGATGAGTATACTTATAGCAATAAAAGTCAGGATTGCATAAAAATGGACATGTGTAGAGTTgtgttaacctttttttttttttacaggaatctGAGCTCAATAAATGAGAAAACCCGACAGCAGATGAGAGAGACTCATGGTCTGGTGGATGCTCTGGTGGGATACATTCAGAGGTCTCTGGATGAAAGCAGTGTAGAGGACAAGGTCAGTTCTACAAACATGTAACCAACTCTCTATATCCTGCCTATCTTCACCAAATACATTCCCACAAGCTCACCAAGGTTTCAGTGCAGCATGTaggtgttgtttttttatttgttatctgGAGCTGGAGGCAGTTTAAAACATTACATATTACTTTGTGTAGAACGTAATAACACTGAGCTAAAAAAGAGAAACTGTGCTTTGAATAagaatgattaattattaatccATGCTGTTCTTGCCAAAAGAggcaaaataataatattaatatatgttgTGTTAATGTGATGTTTTATTGTGTGCTACcaaataaattagtttaataatgaaaatgtatttttttctgcataatCCTTGTTTTACAATACTGATCTCTAAAACATAATCATTAAATCAATGGAaaagtagaagaaaaaaatattagtattagtattgctaaaaatactaaaatatatgtaaaaggcCTGACACTCTACACTATCTAGTTTTTTATTAACAGCTAATCTGTAAGAATTGTTTTTCAAAATGTTCAGTCAGTTTTAAGGGCAGAAGGCTATTTTATCCTGTGTGGGTTGAGCAGAAGAGTTACTGTTCCAAGTTTCAAAAATGGTAAATAATGATTACCTGCCTGCTTTTTGAAATGTTCTCATTTTAATGCAATAAATCATATCTCcttctctaaaaaaaatattcaatcaGGTTAACAAATAatgatattaattatttatttggaaATGGCCAATTTATAATTTAACTGTTGTTAAAATTTACCTATCAAGGATTGAAGAATTCAATACAatatccttgaatccttaaatacTTGAacagtaaattataaaaaaagtatttaattctTAAATTGGCCATTTccaaataaatcattaatatgtttaaaattgCCAGAGGATATTCACTGTATGAATGAATAAACATTAatcgtctctttctctctctgttcctgtGGCAGGGAGTggagaattgtgtgtgtgtattgcgaAACCTGTCTTATCAGCTGTACAGCGAGATTCCCCCCTCAGCACTCATGCGTTTGGAGGGTCCCACACGAGCCCAGGCTTCATCCAAAGGAGAGGCTATCGGCTGCTTCACTCCTCAGAGCAAGAAAGCCAAAGACGTAAGGAGCACCTCACTCTTTTCCCTTACACTGGAATACTCACTTTTCTTATTTTAGATTTGCCTATGATGTGCTGCTTGATTAATTGCTTTCCTTCCTGAACCTCAGAGACAAGATAAGGACCTGACAACGTTTACGGAGGTGGCTCGAGTACCAAAGGGCATTGAGTGGCTGTGGCATCCGAAGGTGGTAGAGCTGTATAACAAAGTCCTGCAGCGGTGTGAAGTGAACACCATCACCCGAGAggcagctgccggagccctgcaGAACATTACAGCTGGGGACAAACGGGTAAGTTCACTTCCCTATCTTTATTGTGTCTTGTGGGGGCGTTTGCTATGCAGACATGTGTCATAGACTCAAAAAAGCAGACATGACATAGACTGGCATTATGGGCATGTAGATTGTCTTGTATTTAGCATTTCTGGCAGCTTATAGTTAACCCATGCAcccttctcacacacacagtgggcGTCCATCCTGAGCCGTGTGGCCTTAGAACAGGAGCGCATGCTGCCTGTGGTTCTAGATCACCTCAGGACAAACAGTGATCTAGAGCTGCGATCCCTCACTGGCTTCCTCAGGAACCTGTCTCGTCATGCCAGGGACAAGAATGACATGGGTAAGTGTTTATTGTAAAGGAGAGctgcattaaataaagaaatgtttaatttCACGTTTAATCATATCATACCTGTGAGTATAAACAATGAACGTATCCcattcttttaaaaatatattgcttAATGCTTCACAAACCACACAGTATCTGTCCAGTTACTGTTAGTATTTAAAGTATGGAGCTTAGCTGCAGACAAGACCAGGCATTGTACAGACCATAATATGGCCCTTTGCCCTTCCATACCTGGTCCTTCTCATATCCACCTCAGAAACTGAACCAGATTTTACTGCACTTGTGTAAGCCCAAAACACTACATTTCTCTTAATGAACAAGATAGTACTGAAAAACAGCAAATGGAATAATTGCAACAGTACtttgtatttaattaatttaattgtgtttttactagaaataaacattttctttacaATTGTTTGTGAATGGTATAATATTGATGTTTTTTCCCCATGCCTGTTTCACATTTTCATTGCCTAATTGCAACATTGTACCAGTAACAACTTCAAAGCCACATAATAGCATTTTTAAAGAGATAAAATAATATTGAGACAAATCAAGATCAATCTGTTTGCTCCGCCTCTCCAGAACAGTTTCATTGTATCATATGGCTGCCTGGGAAAATGAATTGTCCACCTCCCAAAATTATCCAATCAGAATATTCAAAAAGAACTGTATCCATATGTTCCTCAACCAAATAAACTCTGGAGTATTGCTTCAAAATAGCCGGTATAGAAGCCCTACATATAAAGTAAATCTttgtacaaaatataaataaagactagaatcattactcaaatataaaATCCCAAAATTCTTACCACTACTAGACATTttacacataaaaataataaaataataaaacccgATGATGAATGCTCTGTAACAGCTTTTAATAGCATTAAGTTTCATCTGAAAGGCATGAAGTGGACTTCTATATGTTTGCCTAATTTCGTAATGAATAGCTAGATGAAGCTaatgaatataaatatgttttttagacACTGTAAGTATATTGTCCTATATTATATCCAAATTCATACTGATGCCTAATTTCTTCCAAACATAGTCCTAGTCATGACACAAGACCCtgtgtttaattttagttttaataaCTGTGTTAACATATTGAGTAATTCatcttaaaaaatatgtaaatgtgtaaatgatgtaaaaaaaaaaaagaaaaatcaatcaCTATTAAAATTTAATCAAAAACAGGTTATAATTATTTGAGAAATATTGACATCCAGTGTGCTTCATTGTAAAATAACACtatttcctgtctgtcctcgtttAGCCACCAAGGTGGTGAGTAACCTGGTGTCCAAACTGCCAGCAGACGGCTTCCAGAAGGAGCCCTCGGCCGATGTAGTCGTAAACATCTGCGGTGCACTCAACAACCTTGTGACCTGCAGTGAGGTGGCAGCACGGGACATCACTTACTTTGATGGCCTTCCCAAGCTGGCGGGCATCAAGAACTCTAATGATAACAGGTAAGAGCGCAGAAGACATATGACTCGTCATGTAAAGCATCTGCTGTTGAGTCATAGCATAATATCCACACTTAGGTACCCTGTGGTCTTAGCATTCAAATCATTCTTTACAAAGCATTCTCTGCAGACTTGTTTACTAACACAGTTTTGGTCTCTTTAGTCCTGCGAAAGTGAAGGCAGCCAAAGCAGCATCCACAGTCCTCTGCAATATGTTCCAGTATAAAAAACTACACAAAGACTACAAGAAGGTAATTGATGTATTAACATTACTTCCTTAACCCTTCCTTGAACAGAAACTGAGATTATTATTGCATAATTTAGCGCCATTATTTGAACAGAAATTTGCTAAACATTAGTGTCATAGGGTCTACAGTGTATTGCAGTGTAGTTTTTTCTTCTAGTTTTAATGTGCTcagaaagaaaatgcattaaatttgCTTGAGTGTGCATCATTTTCAAGTGAGTAAAATTAGATTTTAAAACCCTGACACTGGTCTACAAAGCAAAAAATGGACCACAAGACCTCACTCCCTGATGGTCAAAACCATGGTCTGTACCAAAAGTCATTTAAGCTTTAAGTATAGCTTAGCTTCACCCACCATCCATTACAAAGAGCAAACTAGACTTTTCTCAGTTCTGGCAGCAAAATGGTGAACAGCTGACTGAGAACTCATCTTTCAGTAGCTCTTAACTCCGCATTAATTCTGCACTTTTTCTTGGCCTCTGCACATAACACTATATCTGTCCTGTAGATACCATTATTAATGaaagttttatataatttattatttgtattaatttatatAGTTAAGTATGGTAGCACattttgttgtgtgtgtatagCTTAGTTGTTGTGTGTGTATAGCTTTGTACCTAACTTTACCCAGCAATTTTCATACATAGAATTCAACACAAAGAGCTTCacaacataatataaaaaaatgaaaacaacaaaacaaaaaagtatataaacaaatataacatttcattaaaaaaaaaatctaatagaaaACAAGTAACGAAAACTATATTAATAAATAGATATAAAACAGATAGAAATAaggcacaaaaaaaatctaaatatatcaccaaaaaacagcaaaataaataaatgatgtagTTGCTTTTTAAAGCTGTTAATGGTGAGTGCCTGGCTAatatcagtaaagtgttttagAGCTTTGGTGCACAGCTCACATACTGATACATAAAAAAGGCAAATTACAGAATTGGGAAATctgtaactataaatataaaaacatcagTTAAAAAAACTCTCTCAATTACCATTCCCTACGAATGCTAATATTATCTGCTAAT encodes:
- the pkp3a gene encoding plakophilin-3a isoform X2, yielding MTKYQTYNPGFSSKSSYMYSTSSRPMMAQRMPANSSSGYSSRSAVDFGGRSQMSRGAGAGMMYSHDDGMMMGMGSGGYQAGYQAGYQGGYQGGYQGGFQGASQGGQSQHQQITTINRPVSRSAGPEPDVASLRSFRIQSLPQQQSVTTWMTQDGSEGSLVSDHDAAYMRQEASYGMSNGYASTYPRPAVYSAASNGFSSGAVQTSMTLPPMRRSLSGTLARSGGGGAAVEEDSYVRQSFKGPSQRTINRITQRQVRNSMSAGSVQGGGGGGGFMIGGSSQGNLAMMQQGRLSRAASMRSVVSVGKGKDVFDGMDMAGSMGNLSGINTLDMPTAVSYLDSPDVETQVLGAAYIQHECYHNNDSKKLVNQLKGIVPLVHLFTSESEEVQRYATGAARNLIYENMENKVALIEAGGIPQLMVALKEPDDELHKNITGILWNLSSKDNLKEKLARETLPKLTEEVLIPLSGTGEREIIEHTPSEADIFFNTTGCLRNLSSINEKTRQQMRETHGLVDALVGYIQRSLDESSVEDKGVENCVCVLRNLSYQLYSEIPPSALMRLEGPTRAQASSKGEAIGCFTPQSKKAKDRQDKDLTTFTEVARVPKGIEWLWHPKVVELYNKVLQRCEVNTITREAAAGALQNITAGDKRWASILSRVALEQERMLPVVLDHLRTNSDLELRSLTGFLRNLSRHARDKNDMATKVVSNLVSKLPADGFQKEPSADVVVNICGALNNLVTCSEVAARDITYFDGLPKLAGIKNSNDNSPAKVKAAKAASTVLCNMFQYKKLHKDYKKKGFQRQDFADMTM
- the pkp3a gene encoding plakophilin-3a isoform X1, encoding MQAMSSASEGLFFTALQPNSTVSTYALPPESQLGNGGGGGGGGGVFSDEAARAKRVQQQVALKLAERTNTISRQNGGTQQYAASEFGGSSTMTKYQTYNPGFSSKSSYMYSTSSRPMMAQRMPANSSSGYSSRSAVDFGGRSQMSRGAGAGMMYSHDDGMMMGMGSGGYQAGYQAGYQGGYQGGYQGGFQGASQGGQSQHQQITTINRPVSRSAGPEPDVASLRSFRIQSLPQQQSVTTWMTQDGSEGSLVSDHDAAYMRQEASYGMSNGYASTYPRPAVYSAASNGFSSGAVQTSMTLPPMRRSLSGTLARSGGGGAAVEEDSYVRQSFKGPSQRTINRITQRQVRNSMSAGSVQGGGGGGGFMIGGSSQGNLAMMQQGRLSRAASMRSVVSVGKGKDVFDGMDMAGSMGNLSGINTLDMPTAVSYLDSPDVETQVLGAAYIQHECYHNNDSKKLVNQLKGIVPLVHLFTSESEEVQRYATGAARNLIYENMENKVALIEAGGIPQLMVALKEPDDELHKNITGILWNLSSKDNLKEKLARETLPKLTEEVLIPLSGTGEREIIEHTPSEADIFFNTTGCLRNLSSINEKTRQQMRETHGLVDALVGYIQRSLDESSVEDKGVENCVCVLRNLSYQLYSEIPPSALMRLEGPTRAQASSKGEAIGCFTPQSKKAKDRQDKDLTTFTEVARVPKGIEWLWHPKVVELYNKVLQRCEVNTITREAAAGALQNITAGDKRWASILSRVALEQERMLPVVLDHLRTNSDLELRSLTGFLRNLSRHARDKNDMATKVVSNLVSKLPADGFQKEPSADVVVNICGALNNLVTCSEVAARDITYFDGLPKLAGIKNSNDNSPAKVKAAKAASTVLCNMFQYKKLHKDYKKKGFQRQDFADMTM